The following proteins are encoded in a genomic region of Nocardioides renjunii:
- a CDS encoding VWA domain-containing protein: MTGQPDPTTAEGQPRDRLTRWRLVLGGGEADGLTGADGAGVSLTADDQRRDEALEALYDGERRGGLGGSAPRVSRWLGDIRTYFPSSVVQVMQGDAMQRLGLRQMLLEPEMMRAVQPDVGLVSTLIGLGRVIPEHSRETARAVVRQVTDELEERLRQRTVQAVSGALDRSARTRRPRMRDVDWRRTVAANLMHYLPEHRTVVPERLVGYARRSTQVERQVILCIDQSGSMAESIVYSSVFGAVLASIRSLETRLVVFDTEVVDLTDEIDDPVDVLFGVQLGGGTDINRALAYCQGAITQPADTVLVLISDLYEGGIAEEMVGRARSVVASGATMIALLALSDSGQPSFDADHAAALAEVGVPSFACTPDLFPELMAAAIERRDIGEWAASNDIVTTHETTGSGPA; encoded by the coding sequence ATGACGGGGCAGCCTGACCCGACGACCGCTGAGGGACAGCCGCGCGACCGGCTCACCCGCTGGCGCCTGGTCCTCGGCGGCGGCGAGGCCGACGGCCTGACCGGCGCCGACGGCGCCGGCGTGAGCCTCACCGCCGACGACCAGCGCCGCGACGAGGCGCTCGAGGCCCTCTACGACGGCGAGCGCCGCGGCGGGCTCGGCGGCTCGGCGCCCCGGGTCTCGCGCTGGCTCGGCGACATCCGGACCTACTTCCCGTCGTCGGTCGTGCAGGTGATGCAGGGCGACGCGATGCAGCGCCTCGGGCTGCGGCAGATGCTGCTCGAGCCGGAGATGATGCGGGCGGTCCAGCCTGACGTGGGGCTGGTCAGCACGCTGATCGGGCTGGGCCGCGTCATCCCCGAGCACTCCCGCGAGACGGCGCGCGCCGTCGTACGGCAGGTGACCGACGAGCTCGAGGAGCGGCTGCGGCAGCGGACCGTCCAGGCCGTCTCCGGTGCCCTCGACCGCTCCGCGCGCACCCGCCGCCCGCGCATGCGCGACGTCGACTGGCGACGCACGGTCGCGGCCAACCTCATGCACTACCTCCCCGAGCACCGCACCGTCGTGCCCGAGCGGCTGGTGGGCTACGCCCGCCGCTCGACGCAGGTGGAGCGCCAGGTGATCCTCTGCATCGACCAGTCCGGGTCGATGGCCGAGTCGATCGTCTACAGCTCGGTCTTCGGGGCGGTGCTGGCCTCCATCCGCTCGCTCGAGACGCGGCTGGTGGTCTTCGACACCGAGGTGGTCGACCTCACCGACGAGATCGACGACCCGGTCGACGTGCTCTTCGGGGTGCAGCTCGGTGGCGGCACCGACATCAACCGGGCGCTGGCCTACTGCCAGGGTGCGATCACCCAGCCGGCCGACACGGTGCTCGTCCTCATCAGCGACCTCTACGAGGGCGGCATCGCCGAGGAGATGGTGGGCCGGGCGCGGTCCGTGGTGGCCTCCGGCGCGACGATGATCGCGCTGCTGGCGCTGAGCGACTCCGGCCAGCCGTCCTTCGACGCCGACCACGCGGCCGCCCTCGCGGAGGTCGGCGTGCCGTCGTTCGCGTGCACGCCGGACCTCTTCCCCGAGCTGATGGCCGCGGCGATCGAGCGGCGCGACATCGGCGAGTGGGCCGCGAGCAACGACATCGTCACCACGCACGAGACCACCGGGAGCGGCCCGGCTTGA
- a CDS encoding DUF5682 family protein has protein sequence MTVDVYGVRHHGPGSARAVLEALTQHPPDLVLIEGCPELDAIVDLLGEADMVPPVAGLVYAVDEPRQATFYPLARFSPEWVAARWALSRGVPVRFLDLPATHAFALAAQERESRAGTGAAAEPDDLPDTAADVSEADGPEESPEESTAPLPPERLDPIGTLAATAGYDDAERWWEDAVEQRHDSPAERFAAIRDAMAAVREADRRPADDPDVHANARREAWMRKVLRAEIKSAPEARIAVVCGAWHAPALVPDDFPPVSRDRELVTRLPRTKVAAAWTPWTAGRLSYASGYGAGVGAPGWYQHLFDHMTQPDPDPRDLATSWLVRVARTLREERLDASTASIVEAARLAETLATVRGRPSVGLSELDDAAQTVLCEGSRLPLDLVHERLVVGQELGSVPESAPVVPLAADLARQQRSLRLKPSASAQQLELDLRLERPLARSVLLHRLSLLGIGWGEPTEGGRTTGTFKETWTLEWRPELAVDLVEASVWGTTVAVAAAARAADRAARSADLTELATLVSACLTADLPDGVDAVLDALDARAAVQHDVPALLSTVEPLARTCRYGDVRGVDTDRVRAVLAATAVRACVGLPMACASLDEDAADEMVTAIAAAHRGLSLLADAELDAAWVSALESVSAPDHVAGAVAGRATRILLDAGHLDTGAAAHRMGRRLSLTASAPQAASWLAGFLAGDAVLLVHDPVLLGLVDDWVRGLDETAFEDLLPLVRRTFSQFSRAERRTIGEQVAGIGGPERRPDDHVLDLARAMPALRTVARLVGWKEVDHDGAA, from the coding sequence ATGACCGTCGACGTCTACGGCGTACGCCACCACGGCCCGGGCTCGGCCCGCGCCGTGCTGGAGGCACTCACCCAGCACCCACCCGACCTGGTGCTGATCGAGGGCTGTCCCGAGCTCGACGCGATCGTCGACCTTCTCGGGGAGGCCGACATGGTGCCGCCGGTCGCCGGCCTCGTGTACGCCGTCGACGAGCCGCGGCAGGCGACGTTCTACCCCCTGGCCCGCTTCTCGCCCGAGTGGGTCGCCGCCCGGTGGGCGCTGTCGCGCGGCGTGCCGGTGCGCTTCCTCGACCTGCCCGCGACCCACGCGTTCGCCCTCGCCGCGCAGGAGCGGGAGTCGCGAGCCGGGACCGGCGCCGCTGCGGAGCCGGACGACCTTCCCGACACAGCGGCGGACGTTTCGGAGGCGGACGGTCCGGAGGAGTCCCCGGAGGAGTCGACCGCCCCCCTCCCGCCCGAGCGGCTCGACCCCATCGGCACGCTGGCCGCGACGGCCGGCTACGACGACGCCGAGCGCTGGTGGGAGGACGCGGTCGAGCAGCGCCACGACTCTCCCGCGGAGCGCTTCGCGGCAATCCGCGACGCGATGGCGGCGGTCCGCGAGGCCGACCGGCGGCCCGCGGACGACCCGGACGTGCACGCCAACGCCCGCCGCGAGGCCTGGATGCGCAAGGTGCTGCGCGCCGAGATCAAGTCCGCGCCCGAGGCGCGGATCGCGGTGGTGTGCGGCGCCTGGCACGCACCGGCGCTGGTGCCGGACGACTTCCCGCCGGTGTCCCGCGACCGCGAGCTCGTGACCAGGCTGCCGCGCACCAAGGTGGCGGCGGCGTGGACACCCTGGACCGCGGGACGGCTCAGCTACGCCTCCGGCTACGGCGCCGGGGTCGGCGCCCCGGGGTGGTACCAGCACCTCTTCGACCACATGACGCAGCCGGACCCCGACCCCCGCGACCTGGCGACGTCATGGCTGGTGCGGGTCGCCCGCACGCTGCGCGAGGAGCGGCTGGACGCCTCGACGGCCTCGATCGTCGAGGCCGCCCGGCTCGCCGAGACCCTGGCCACCGTGCGCGGGCGTCCCTCGGTCGGGCTCAGCGAGCTCGACGACGCCGCGCAGACCGTGCTCTGCGAGGGGTCCCGGCTGCCGCTCGACCTCGTCCACGAGCGGCTCGTGGTCGGCCAGGAGCTCGGATCGGTGCCCGAGTCCGCGCCCGTCGTGCCGCTCGCCGCCGACCTCGCCCGGCAGCAGCGGTCCCTGCGGCTCAAGCCGTCGGCGTCGGCCCAGCAGCTCGAGCTCGACCTCCGGCTGGAGCGGCCGCTGGCCCGCTCGGTGCTGCTGCACCGCCTCAGCCTGCTCGGCATCGGCTGGGGCGAGCCGACCGAGGGCGGGCGCACCACCGGCACGTTCAAGGAGACCTGGACCCTCGAGTGGCGCCCCGAGCTGGCCGTGGACCTCGTCGAGGCCAGCGTGTGGGGCACGACCGTGGCGGTCGCCGCCGCGGCTCGCGCCGCCGACCGCGCCGCGCGGTCCGCCGACCTGACCGAGCTCGCGACGCTGGTCAGCGCCTGCCTGACCGCGGACCTGCCCGACGGTGTCGACGCGGTCCTCGACGCGCTCGACGCGCGGGCCGCCGTGCAGCACGACGTGCCCGCGCTGCTCTCGACGGTCGAGCCGCTGGCGCGGACGTGCCGCTACGGAGACGTGCGCGGCGTCGACACCGACCGCGTCCGCGCGGTGCTCGCGGCGACGGCGGTGCGCGCCTGCGTCGGGCTGCCGATGGCCTGCGCCAGCCTCGACGAGGACGCCGCCGACGAGATGGTCACCGCCATCGCCGCGGCCCACCGCGGGCTCTCGCTGCTCGCCGACGCCGAGCTCGACGCGGCCTGGGTCAGCGCCCTCGAGTCCGTGTCCGCGCCCGACCACGTCGCCGGGGCCGTCGCCGGGCGCGCGACCCGCATCCTCCTCGACGCCGGCCACCTCGACACCGGTGCGGCGGCCCACCGGATGGGACGACGCCTCTCCCTGACCGCCTCCGCACCCCAGGCGGCCTCCTGGCTGGCGGGGTTCCTCGCCGGCGACGCGGTGCTGCTCGTCCACGACCCGGTCCTGCTCGGGCTGGTCGACGACTGGGTGCGCGGCCTCGACGAGACGGCGTTCGAGGACCTGCTGCCGCTGGTGCGCCGCACCTTCTCGCAGTTCAGCCGCGCCGAGCGCCGCACGATCGGCGAGCAGGTGGCCGGCATTGGCGGCCCGGAGCGCCGGCCCGACGACCATGTCCTCGACCTGGCGCGGGCGATGCCGGCGCTGCGCACCGTGGCCCGGCTGGTCGGGTGGAAGGAGGTCGACCATGACGGGGCAGCCTGA
- a CDS encoding ATP-binding protein, protein MTTSQPPAAGVLRQHAEDAYADELAALAAVDDRPRPPSWHLSPWAVATYVLGGALPDGTVVTPKYLGQRRLVEVAISSLATDRALLLLGVPGTAKSWLGEHLAAAISGRSTLVVQGTAGTQEEALRYGWNYARLLAEGPSREALVPGPVMRAMETGAIARIEELTRIPSDVQDSLISILSEKTLPIPDLDEEVQARPGFNVIATANNRDKGVNDLSSALRRRFNTVVLPLPDTLEQEVEIVRTRVTALGASLELPADLASLSEIQRVVTVMRELRSGVTTDQRTTIKSPSSTLSTAEAISVMTNGLALAAHFGDGTVRAEDVAGSLLGAVVKDPVQDQLVWQEYLETVVRNRREWSDLYRACRDLG, encoded by the coding sequence ATGACCACCAGCCAGCCACCCGCCGCGGGAGTGCTGCGCCAGCACGCCGAGGACGCGTACGCCGACGAGCTCGCCGCGCTGGCCGCGGTCGACGACCGGCCCCGGCCGCCCTCGTGGCACCTGTCGCCGTGGGCGGTGGCGACGTACGTCCTGGGCGGCGCGCTGCCCGACGGCACCGTGGTGACGCCGAAGTACCTCGGCCAGCGGCGCCTGGTCGAGGTCGCCATCTCCTCCCTCGCCACCGACCGCGCCCTGCTCCTGCTCGGGGTCCCGGGCACCGCCAAGTCCTGGCTCGGGGAGCACCTCGCCGCCGCCATCAGCGGCCGCTCGACGCTGGTCGTGCAGGGCACCGCCGGGACCCAGGAGGAGGCGCTGCGCTACGGCTGGAACTACGCCCGGCTGCTGGCCGAGGGACCCTCGCGCGAGGCGCTCGTGCCGGGGCCGGTCATGCGGGCCATGGAGACGGGGGCCATCGCCCGCATCGAGGAGCTCACCCGGATCCCCTCCGACGTCCAGGACTCCCTCATCAGCATCCTGTCGGAGAAGACACTGCCGATCCCGGACCTCGACGAGGAGGTGCAGGCGCGGCCCGGCTTCAACGTCATCGCCACCGCCAACAACCGCGACAAGGGCGTCAACGACCTGTCGTCCGCGCTGCGCCGGCGCTTCAACACCGTCGTCCTGCCCCTGCCCGACACCCTCGAGCAGGAGGTCGAGATCGTCCGCACGCGGGTCACCGCGCTCGGCGCCTCGCTCGAGCTGCCCGCCGACCTCGCCTCGCTCTCGGAGATCCAGCGCGTCGTCACCGTGATGCGCGAGCTCCGCAGCGGCGTGACCACCGACCAGCGCACGACGATCAAGTCGCCGAGCTCCACCCTGTCGACCGCCGAGGCGATCTCGGTGATGACCAACGGCCTCGCCCTCGCCGCCCACTTCGGGGACGGCACCGTGCGGGCCGAGGACGTCGCGGGCAGCCTCCTCGGTGCGGTCGTCAAGGACCCCGTGCAGGACCAGCTGGTCTGGCAGGAGTACCTCGAGACGGTCGTCCGCAACCGCCGCGAGTGGAGCGACCTCTACCGCGCCTGCCGGGACCTGGGCTGA
- a CDS encoding DUF5691 domain-containing protein translates to MSGLGTWLTEVGTAALVGTARREPPVAPSVLGLEPDDGSPAEERLLASAALVDVTTRAGALLAEPRAGGDTAPTEVLPACSDTAAQLLHLLLTQPPVSGSARDDLVLEWLRLAAEAQQRAPWWLLPGLMDLAAGRRPVALALATALGARGTWLAGLNPAWASLVVPAGDAPVADGPADDWTAAWPTLPTAEAIPAFAAGRRADPDAARLLLDAQWDSVSAKVRAEALRSFRHGISPADEPLLERGLDDRAVSVREVAASVLGLLPDSARSARMAARLRSLVRVRGTIVRHLEVDVPDAPDAVGVRDGLTAPTRTGTVAPTTWLAQVVRAAPLRTWTDITGRSAAGTLKMLRDDDVRGWLVDAVVEHRDREWAVACVGLGVSDPRLVWLLPEQERTDLLVAWVTRPPKGRDLRTLLTGAPRPWPDELGRAVLAGLRREGGNPLLEQAAAPLLAAALPPSLTPEIRVALERAPADAMFLRRALTETLQLHAFRTSLTEAFR, encoded by the coding sequence GTGAGCGGCCTCGGGACGTGGCTGACCGAGGTCGGCACCGCAGCGCTGGTCGGTACGGCGCGGCGCGAGCCACCGGTCGCTCCGTCCGTCCTCGGCCTCGAACCGGACGACGGCTCACCCGCCGAGGAGCGCCTGCTGGCGAGCGCCGCCCTGGTCGACGTGACCACCCGGGCCGGCGCCCTTCTGGCCGAGCCCCGGGCCGGCGGCGACACCGCGCCGACCGAGGTCCTGCCTGCGTGCAGCGACACCGCGGCCCAGCTGCTCCACCTCCTCCTCACCCAGCCGCCGGTGTCAGGCAGCGCGCGCGACGACCTGGTGCTCGAGTGGCTGCGGCTGGCCGCCGAGGCGCAGCAGCGGGCACCGTGGTGGTTGCTGCCCGGCCTCATGGACCTCGCGGCCGGACGACGGCCCGTCGCCCTCGCCCTCGCCACGGCGCTCGGTGCCCGCGGCACCTGGCTGGCCGGCCTCAACCCGGCCTGGGCGTCGCTCGTCGTCCCGGCCGGGGACGCACCGGTGGCGGACGGGCCTGCCGACGACTGGACGGCGGCGTGGCCCACGCTGCCGACAGCCGAGGCGATCCCCGCCTTCGCCGCCGGCCGCCGCGCCGACCCCGACGCGGCGCGTCTGCTCCTCGACGCCCAGTGGGACAGCGTCTCGGCCAAGGTGCGCGCCGAGGCGCTGCGCTCCTTCCGCCACGGGATCTCGCCTGCCGACGAGCCGCTCCTCGAGCGCGGCCTCGACGACAGGGCCGTCAGCGTGCGGGAGGTCGCGGCCTCCGTGCTGGGGCTGCTGCCCGACAGCGCCCGGAGCGCACGGATGGCCGCGCGCCTCCGCTCCCTGGTGCGGGTCCGGGGCACCATCGTGCGCCACCTCGAGGTCGACGTCCCCGACGCGCCCGACGCCGTCGGGGTCCGCGACGGCCTGACCGCCCCGACGAGGACCGGGACCGTGGCCCCCACCACCTGGCTCGCGCAGGTCGTCCGGGCCGCGCCGCTCCGCACGTGGACCGACATCACCGGCAGGTCCGCGGCCGGGACCCTGAAGATGCTGCGCGACGACGACGTGCGGGGCTGGCTCGTCGATGCCGTCGTCGAGCACCGCGACCGGGAGTGGGCCGTCGCCTGCGTCGGACTCGGCGTCAGCGACCCGCGCCTGGTCTGGCTGCTGCCCGAGCAGGAGCGCACTGACCTCCTCGTCGCCTGGGTGACCCGGCCCCCCAAGGGGCGCGACCTGCGCACGCTGCTGACGGGCGCGCCGCGGCCCTGGCCCGACGAGCTGGGCCGCGCCGTGCTCGCCGGCCTCCGCAGGGAGGGGGGCAACCCGCTCCTCGAGCAGGCCGCGGCCCCGCTGCTGGCCGCGGCGCTCCCCCCGTCGCTGACGCCCGAGATCCGCGTCGCCCTCGAGCGCGCCCCGGCCGACGCCATGTTCCTGCGCCGCGCCCTCACCGAGACCCTGCAGCTCCACGCGTTCCGCACATCCCTCACGGAGGCCTTCAGATGA
- a CDS encoding SWIM zinc finger family protein, with the protein MSRWTASQVTEVAPDAASLAAGRKLAVPGPWRETGCNDVLVWGQCQGSGKTPYQVSVDLTGPAYRCSCPSRKFPCKHALALLMLWSEGRMDDSGQVAAFAEEWAGQRAARAGAPAPAADKPADPAARAKRLEQRLARMDAGIEDFRLWLTDLVRSGLAAARAQPYSFWDDAAARLVDAQVPALAERVREAGSLVHARPDWAHHLLAEVGRWWTITCAWQGRDRLDADELADVRVAVGWAQSSEEVRDGDARPGPWTVLGAHRSDDGRLQQQRTWLAHDDGEVVVVLDFAGYGQALAVPQLSGARLDVVVSRYPGSDPRRAMFRDPPAGAEPVTALPGRTSLAEVHAAAAAALARAPWRDRHPAPLAGVRIVGGGGEGGEGSEWHASDASGSVPLAAGAPVWMLLALSGGEPVDVFGELESGVLRPLSVWLEDRVVGL; encoded by the coding sequence ATGAGCCGATGGACCGCCAGCCAGGTGACCGAGGTCGCGCCCGACGCCGCCTCGCTGGCGGCCGGGCGCAAGCTGGCGGTGCCGGGACCGTGGCGCGAGACCGGCTGCAACGACGTGCTCGTCTGGGGCCAGTGCCAGGGCAGCGGCAAGACGCCCTACCAGGTGAGCGTCGACCTCACCGGGCCTGCCTACCGCTGCTCCTGCCCGAGCCGGAAGTTCCCCTGCAAGCACGCCCTCGCCCTGCTGATGCTGTGGTCCGAGGGGCGGATGGACGACTCCGGGCAGGTCGCCGCCTTCGCCGAGGAGTGGGCCGGGCAGCGCGCCGCGCGGGCAGGCGCACCCGCGCCCGCGGCGGACAAGCCGGCGGACCCGGCCGCCCGGGCGAAGCGGCTCGAGCAGCGGCTGGCCCGGATGGACGCCGGCATCGAGGACTTCCGGCTGTGGCTCACCGACCTGGTCCGCAGCGGGCTCGCCGCGGCGCGGGCTCAGCCGTACTCGTTCTGGGACGACGCGGCCGCGCGCCTGGTCGACGCCCAGGTGCCGGCCCTGGCGGAGCGCGTGCGCGAGGCCGGTTCGCTCGTCCACGCGCGACCCGACTGGGCGCACCACCTGCTCGCCGAGGTGGGTCGGTGGTGGACGATCACCTGCGCGTGGCAGGGCCGGGACCGGCTCGACGCCGACGAGCTGGCCGACGTCCGGGTCGCCGTCGGCTGGGCGCAGTCGAGCGAGGAGGTCCGCGACGGCGACGCCCGGCCGGGGCCGTGGACCGTGCTCGGCGCCCACCGCTCCGACGACGGCCGCCTCCAGCAGCAGCGCACCTGGCTGGCGCACGACGACGGCGAGGTCGTCGTCGTGCTGGACTTCGCGGGCTACGGCCAGGCGCTGGCGGTGCCGCAGCTCAGCGGCGCCCGCCTCGACGTCGTGGTGTCGCGCTACCCCGGGTCCGACCCCCGTCGTGCGATGTTCCGCGACCCGCCCGCGGGCGCCGAGCCGGTGACGGCGCTGCCCGGGCGTACGTCCCTCGCCGAGGTGCACGCCGCAGCCGCGGCTGCGCTGGCGCGGGCGCCGTGGCGCGACCGTCACCCCGCGCCGCTCGCCGGCGTGCGCATCGTGGGAGGAGGCGGCGAGGGCGGCGAGGGCAGCGAGTGGCACGCGAGCGACGCGTCGGGATCGGTGCCGCTCGCGGCGGGCGCGCCCGTGTGGATGCTGCTGGCGCTCAGCGGCGGCGAGCCGGTCGACGTGTTCGGCGAGCTCGAGTCGGGCGTCCTGCGCCCGCTGTCGGTGTGGCTCGAGGACCGGGTGGTGGGCCTGTGA
- a CDS encoding HNH endonuclease signature motif containing protein, producing MTHPSTTHPIVAAATDVRSVLKSVADTNPTFMTTADKATALTELVAAEAQLAELRLRILADAGDLADATAARDAAGWLAQVTRTRYADARADLALATALERERPVLAAAMRDGAATLAQSHVIHRALQTLDALPASVDAEAVDRAEQHLVQQAATFGPKELGRIGRRILDVVAPDIADAAEAARLAALEAHATDQTRLTLRRVGDGTTRITGRVPDAVGTRLATYLEAFTNPRLHQADGDTPSGDPLTRTAYPKRLGHALCQLLEAIDPTRLPVHGGDATTVVVTIPFAALRSDLWTADLTGAGLVPGDDLTGDRITAAEARRLACTARILPAVLGGDSLPLDLGRTRRLFTPAQRKAMLVRDRTCRAEGCGIPGTWCEAHHLHPWHTGGPTDLTNGVLLCSHHHHRAHHTAHRPDRLPNGDLRFHPRR from the coding sequence GTGACTCACCCCAGCACCACGCACCCGATCGTGGCCGCTGCCACCGACGTTCGGTCGGTGCTGAAGTCGGTGGCGGACACGAACCCGACGTTCATGACCACGGCCGACAAGGCGACGGCGTTGACCGAGCTGGTCGCTGCGGAGGCGCAGCTGGCGGAGCTGCGGCTGCGGATCCTGGCCGACGCCGGCGACCTCGCTGACGCCACCGCTGCGAGGGACGCAGCGGGGTGGCTGGCGCAGGTCACGCGGACGCGGTACGCCGACGCCCGCGCCGACCTGGCCCTCGCCACCGCGCTGGAGCGGGAGCGTCCGGTCCTCGCGGCCGCGATGCGCGACGGCGCCGCGACGCTCGCTCAATCGCACGTCATCCACCGCGCCTTGCAGACCCTGGACGCCCTACCCGCCAGCGTCGACGCCGAGGCCGTGGACCGTGCTGAGCAACACCTCGTGCAGCAGGCCGCCACGTTCGGACCCAAGGAGCTGGGCCGGATCGGACGCCGCATCCTCGACGTCGTCGCCCCCGACATCGCCGACGCCGCCGAAGCCGCCCGCCTCGCCGCTCTCGAGGCCCACGCCACCGACCAGACCCGCCTCACCCTGCGCCGGGTCGGGGACGGCACCACCCGCATCACCGGACGCGTGCCCGACGCCGTCGGCACCCGGCTCGCCACCTACCTCGAAGCGTTCACCAACCCCCGCCTCCACCAAGCCGACGGGGACACGCCCAGCGGTGACCCGCTCACCCGCACCGCCTACCCGAAGAGGCTCGGCCACGCGCTGTGCCAGCTCCTCGAGGCGATCGACCCCACCCGCCTCCCGGTCCACGGCGGCGACGCCACCACCGTGGTCGTCACCATCCCCTTCGCCGCCCTGCGCAGTGACCTGTGGACCGCGGACCTCACAGGCGCCGGTCTGGTGCCCGGCGACGACCTCACCGGCGACCGCATCACCGCCGCCGAAGCCCGACGCCTGGCCTGCACCGCGCGGATCCTCCCCGCGGTCCTCGGCGGCGACAGCCTTCCCCTCGACCTCGGCCGCACCCGCCGCCTGTTCACCCCGGCCCAACGCAAGGCGATGCTGGTCCGCGACCGCACGTGTCGCGCCGAGGGCTGCGGCATCCCCGGCACCTGGTGCGAGGCCCACCACCTCCACCCCTGGCACACCGGCGGACCCACCGACCTCACCAACGGCGTGCTCCTCTGCTCACACCACCACCACCGAGCCCACCACACCGCACACCGCCCCGACCGCCTCCCCAACGGAGACCTCCGCTTCCACCCACGCAGATAG
- a CDS encoding VanZ family protein, which translates to MITTVLVEHRWLTTTALVLLVVLGPAVGYWLTDRPRLAGAAALLSLVPVAALTLMPTSRDLAVGCAVEWAMPSLGAVEPMANLVLFVPPALLLGVALRRPIAVLVGASAVSALIELAQAFLTGLGRSCSTNDWLSNTLGAALGAGLAVAALWLRSYVDRSGESSDRATVDAQA; encoded by the coding sequence GTGATCACCACCGTCCTCGTCGAGCACCGATGGCTGACGACGACCGCGCTCGTGCTGCTGGTCGTGCTGGGTCCCGCGGTGGGCTACTGGCTGACGGACCGGCCCCGTCTGGCAGGAGCGGCGGCGCTGCTGAGCCTGGTGCCCGTTGCTGCGCTGACGCTGATGCCGACGAGTCGTGACCTCGCGGTCGGCTGCGCCGTGGAGTGGGCCATGCCGAGCCTCGGAGCGGTGGAGCCGATGGCCAACCTCGTGCTCTTCGTCCCGCCGGCCCTTCTCCTCGGGGTGGCGCTGAGACGCCCGATCGCCGTGCTCGTCGGGGCGAGCGCGGTGTCCGCGTTGATCGAGCTCGCCCAGGCGTTCCTGACCGGCCTCGGTCGGTCCTGCTCGACCAACGACTGGCTCTCCAACACGCTCGGCGCTGCTCTGGGGGCGGGCCTGGCCGTGGCGGCGCTGTGGCTCCGCTCGTACGTCGACCGCAGTGGCGAGTCCTCTGACCGAGCGACGGTGGACGCACAGGCGTGA
- a CDS encoding thermonuclease family protein, which translates to MIQHVARALSLLLAAIGLTTLAAPAHAIVDRDCGDFATQAAAQAFMLASGPGDPHGLDGSDDDGRACESNPCPCGTTAPQPLVGPGSTQSSQSGSQSGSHSGAQSGTDVVRRNVGNVVKVTDGDTLEVRVRGIGIRDVRIIGIDTPEVYGGAQCGGRRASQRMRELAPVGSTVTLLSDPSQDDRDRYGRLLRYVERRGKDVGRAQVNLGQAKVYVYDRTPFRRTAGYERVERSARTHHRGSWGTCWR; encoded by the coding sequence ATGATCCAGCACGTCGCCCGCGCCCTCTCGCTCCTCCTGGCCGCCATCGGCCTCACGACGCTCGCCGCCCCCGCGCACGCGATCGTCGACCGCGACTGCGGTGACTTCGCCACCCAGGCGGCGGCCCAGGCGTTCATGCTGGCCTCGGGACCGGGTGACCCGCACGGCCTCGACGGGAGCGACGACGACGGGCGGGCCTGCGAGTCCAACCCGTGCCCCTGCGGCACCACGGCGCCGCAGCCGCTGGTCGGCCCGGGCAGCACGCAGAGCTCCCAGTCGGGCTCGCAGTCGGGCTCCCACTCCGGCGCCCAGTCCGGCACCGACGTCGTACGCCGCAACGTCGGCAACGTCGTCAAGGTCACCGACGGCGACACCCTCGAGGTGCGCGTCCGCGGCATCGGCATCCGCGACGTCCGGATCATCGGCATCGACACCCCGGAGGTGTACGGCGGAGCGCAGTGCGGCGGCCGGAGGGCCAGCCAGCGGATGCGCGAGCTCGCGCCGGTCGGCTCCACCGTCACGCTGCTGAGCGACCCGAGCCAGGACGACCGCGACCGCTACGGCCGCCTGCTGCGCTACGTCGAGCGACGCGGCAAGGACGTCGGTCGCGCGCAGGTCAACCTCGGGCAGGCGAAGGTGTACGTCTACGACCGCACGCCGTTCCGCCGCACCGCCGGCTACGAGCGGGTCGAGCGCAGCGCCCGCACCCACCACCGGGGGTCGTGGGGGACCTGCTGGCGGTAG
- a CDS encoding excalibur calcium-binding domain-containing protein: MTRTFRGALAALALAAPLLTMTPAEAAAPVFRSCDALTAKWPNGVAKGPAAAAKAVRDGYSRPATTKLAVQVYWQNDGMLDRDKDGTACEN; this comes from the coding sequence ATGACCAGGACCTTCCGCGGAGCGCTCGCCGCTCTCGCCCTCGCCGCTCCCCTGCTGACCATGACCCCCGCCGAGGCGGCCGCCCCCGTCTTCCGCTCCTGCGACGCCCTCACCGCCAAGTGGCCCAACGGCGTGGCCAAGGGTCCCGCGGCTGCCGCCAAGGCGGTCCGCGACGGCTACTCCCGCCCGGCCACCACCAAGCTCGCCGTCCAGGTCTACTGGCAGAACGACGGCATGCTCGACCGCGACAAGGACGGCACCGCCTGCGAGAACTGA
- a CDS encoding YciI family protein: protein MEEGIGMPPQSLFDAMDVYIGERAANGTFVDGGGLYGTEDAVNFVVRQGEVTRVDGPYAEGKEVVGGWSLLQYDSLEEAVADQREFAELHAKHWPEATVVATMRQISEAPDMETPSA, encoded by the coding sequence ATGGAAGAGGGCATCGGGATGCCCCCGCAGTCGCTGTTCGACGCGATGGACGTCTACATCGGCGAGCGTGCCGCCAACGGCACCTTCGTCGACGGTGGCGGCCTCTACGGCACCGAGGACGCCGTGAACTTCGTCGTCCGCCAGGGCGAGGTCACCCGCGTCGACGGACCGTACGCCGAGGGCAAGGAGGTCGTCGGCGGCTGGTCGCTCCTGCAGTACGACAGCCTCGAGGAGGCGGTCGCCGACCAGCGTGAGTTCGCCGAGCTGCACGCCAAGCACTGGCCGGAGGCGACCGTGGTGGCGACGATGCGCCAGATCTCCGAGGCCCCGGACATGGAGACGCCGAGCGCCTGA